One region of Halomonas huangheensis genomic DNA includes:
- a CDS encoding TRAP transporter small permease: protein MPFRLMPLYRLGGAGAALSMVMICGLVSLQVVFRLVDAILVLFGASRLGIEITGVSELASFLLVGATFLGMAYTFTHHAHIRMSLIIQRLPAAVRVFTELFCLLVAVALNLLLCVSLWTLLQESTEFSDVSSGLLAIPLWIPQLVLLIGMSLMSLALLEALWVTAKTAFTSPASYRPADDDSSTEH from the coding sequence ATGCCCTTCCGTCTCATGCCGTTATATCGACTCGGCGGCGCAGGTGCCGCCCTGTCGATGGTGATGATCTGTGGCCTGGTCTCACTGCAGGTCGTGTTTCGCCTCGTCGATGCGATTCTGGTGCTGTTCGGTGCCTCACGTCTGGGCATCGAAATCACTGGTGTCTCCGAACTGGCCTCGTTTCTGTTGGTCGGGGCGACCTTCCTCGGTATGGCCTACACCTTCACCCATCACGCACATATCCGCATGTCGTTGATTATTCAGCGACTGCCAGCGGCGGTGCGGGTATTCACTGAACTGTTCTGTCTGTTGGTCGCGGTCGCCCTGAATCTGCTGCTGTGCGTCTCGCTATGGACGTTACTGCAGGAAAGCACCGAGTTCAGCGACGTATCCTCCGGCCTGCTGGCGATTCCGCTGTGGATTCCCCAGCTGGTGTTGCTGATCGGAATGTCGTTGATGAGCCTCGCGCTGCTGGAAGCGTTATGGGTGACCGCAAAAACTGCCTTTACCTCACCTGCCAGCTATCGGCCGGCGGATGACGACTCCTCGACGGAGCATTGA
- a CDS encoding superoxide dismutase, with protein MAHTLPELPYAYDALEPSIDAMTMEIHHSRHHQTYINNLNATLEGTGLEEVAVDELVANLDRVPADKRQAVINNGGGHSNHSFFWTVMSPNGGGQPKGKVAEAIESELGGFEAFKEAFTKAALTRFGSGWAWLSVDASGKLVVENSLNQDSPLMNGNTPVLGLDVWEHAYYLKYQNKRPDYIAAFFNVVDWDEVERRYQAATA; from the coding sequence ATGGCACACACGCTGCCCGAACTACCCTACGCCTATGACGCACTGGAGCCCTCCATTGATGCGATGACCATGGAGATCCACCACTCCCGTCACCATCAGACCTACATCAACAACCTCAACGCCACCCTGGAAGGCACTGGTCTCGAGGAAGTTGCGGTTGATGAACTGGTCGCCAACCTTGATCGCGTTCCGGCCGACAAGCGTCAGGCCGTGATCAACAACGGTGGCGGTCACTCCAACCACTCCTTCTTCTGGACTGTCATGTCGCCGAATGGCGGTGGCCAGCCGAAAGGCAAGGTTGCTGAAGCTATCGAAAGCGAACTGGGCGGTTTCGAAGCGTTCAAGGAAGCCTTCACCAAGGCGGCCCTGACGCGTTTCGGTTCCGGCTGGGCGTGGCTGAGCGTCGACGCCAGCGGCAAGCTGGTGGTTGAGAACAGTCTCAACCAGGACAGCCCGCTGATGAACGGCAACACTCCGGTACTGGGTCTGGACGTGTGGGAGCACGCCTACTACCTGAAGTACCAGAACAAGCGTCCTGACTACATCGCTGCGTTCTTCAACGTGGTGGATTGGGACGAAGTCGAGCGTCGCTACCAGGCAGCCACTGCCTGA
- a CDS encoding 5-oxoprolinase subunit PxpA: MPIPLLNCDVGESFGAWQMGRDADVMAFVDCANIACGFHAGDPDVMRRTVGYAVANNVRIGAHPAYPDLVGFGRRSLAVSPQEAENLVLYQIGALEAVCRAEGARVSYVKPHGALYNDMARDLELLRATMRAVKAWDKTLPLLVMSTADTAAIRALAQEEGVTLWFEVFADRAYDGEGRLVSRREPDAVHHDEATIVAQAVSLARGEALTARDGRSLSLAADTLCVHGDNESSVAAVRAIREAFDALEDA; encoded by the coding sequence ATGCCGATCCCCCTGTTGAACTGTGATGTCGGCGAGAGCTTCGGCGCCTGGCAGATGGGCCGTGATGCCGATGTCATGGCCTTTGTCGACTGCGCCAATATCGCCTGCGGCTTTCACGCCGGTGACCCGGATGTCATGCGGCGCACCGTAGGATATGCGGTTGCCAACAATGTGCGTATTGGGGCTCATCCAGCCTATCCTGATCTGGTGGGGTTCGGCCGTCGTAGCCTCGCGGTATCGCCACAGGAAGCCGAGAACCTGGTGCTTTACCAGATCGGTGCGCTGGAGGCCGTCTGTCGCGCCGAAGGCGCCCGAGTCAGTTACGTCAAGCCGCATGGTGCCCTATACAACGACATGGCGCGCGACCTGGAGTTGCTGCGTGCCACCATGCGCGCGGTCAAGGCCTGGGATAAGACGCTGCCGCTGCTGGTGATGTCGACCGCGGACACTGCGGCGATTCGCGCTCTGGCGCAGGAGGAGGGCGTGACGCTGTGGTTCGAGGTGTTCGCTGATCGCGCCTATGACGGGGAAGGCCGCCTGGTGTCACGGCGCGAACCGGATGCTGTGCACCATGACGAGGCGACCATTGTGGCCCAGGCCGTTAGCCTGGCGCGTGGTGAGGCATTGACGGCGCGAGATGGTCGATCGCTGTCGCTGGCTGCCGATACGCTCTGTGTGCATGGTGACAACGAAAGCTCGGTGGCCGCGGTGCGCGCCATTCGCGAGGCTTTCGATGCGCTGGAGGACGCATGA
- a CDS encoding VOC family protein — protein sequence MAVKDPFHLAIQVRDIEEARQFYGEFLGCPEGRSSNAWVDFDLYGHQFVCHLNAALKDAAASAHKNPVDGHGVPVPHFGVVLEMDAWQALADKLKAHGVEFEIEPYIRFKGEPGEQATMFFKDPSGNALEFKAFKDRETQLFKKA from the coding sequence ATGGCCGTGAAAGACCCCTTCCATCTCGCCATCCAGGTCCGTGACATAGAGGAGGCGCGCCAGTTCTACGGCGAGTTTCTCGGCTGCCCCGAAGGCCGCTCATCCAACGCCTGGGTCGATTTCGATCTCTATGGCCATCAGTTTGTCTGTCACCTCAATGCAGCCCTCAAGGATGCTGCGGCCAGTGCGCACAAGAACCCTGTCGATGGGCATGGCGTCCCGGTACCTCACTTCGGCGTAGTGCTGGAGATGGATGCCTGGCAGGCACTTGCCGACAAGCTCAAGGCCCACGGCGTCGAGTTCGAGATTGAGCCCTATATCCGCTTCAAGGGCGAGCCCGGCGAACAGGCCACGATGTTCTTCAAGGATCCGTCAGGCAATGCGCTGGAATTCAAGGCATTCAAGGATCGCGAGACACAGTTGTTCAAGAAGGCGTGA
- a CDS encoding TRAP transporter large permease, with product MLMISLATLVALAVLLGSGVWIAYALLGTGWLVLTLFFPLAPGPILASDFWGASYGWDLTALPMFVWMGEILFRSGLANNMFRALSPWLGRLPGRLLHSNIIGSGLFAAVCGSSAATCATVGKMTLPELKSRGYDEKLAIGTLASASTLGLLIPPSIMMIVYGVVTEQSISRLFIAGVGPGLMLLGLFMAYVIGWSLLVGERNGVAGRHEGHIPLGAKLRGSLELLPLLALIGGILGSIYGGLASPTEAAASGVVLSMLIARANGHFDWPIFKDALFAAVRTSCMIAFIIAGASFLSSAMSFTQLPMDLAEQIGAMGLSPAALLIVLTLFLLVLGCFLDGISLILLVTSIIMPVIQTAGFDLIWFGIYLVIVVEMSQITPPVGFNLFVIQSLTGRDIMAITRATIPFFLLMLVAIALMYAFPGIATWLPQAMN from the coding sequence ATGCTCATGATCAGCCTTGCCACCCTTGTCGCACTGGCGGTACTGCTCGGTAGCGGGGTGTGGATCGCCTACGCCCTGCTGGGCACCGGCTGGCTGGTGCTGACACTGTTCTTTCCGCTGGCACCCGGACCAATTCTCGCTTCAGATTTCTGGGGCGCCAGCTACGGCTGGGACCTCACAGCCCTGCCGATGTTTGTGTGGATGGGCGAAATCCTGTTCCGCTCGGGGCTGGCCAACAACATGTTCCGGGCACTATCACCGTGGCTGGGCCGCCTGCCTGGCCGTCTGCTGCATTCCAACATCATCGGTAGTGGCCTGTTCGCGGCGGTATGCGGGTCCTCGGCAGCGACCTGCGCCACCGTCGGCAAGATGACCCTGCCCGAACTCAAGAGCCGTGGCTACGATGAGAAGCTGGCCATCGGTACCCTCGCCAGCGCGTCAACCCTCGGGCTGCTGATTCCGCCTTCGATCATGATGATCGTCTATGGCGTAGTCACCGAGCAGTCGATCTCACGGCTGTTCATCGCCGGCGTCGGCCCCGGCCTGATGCTGCTCGGCCTGTTCATGGCCTATGTCATCGGCTGGTCATTGCTGGTCGGCGAGCGCAATGGTGTTGCCGGTCGCCATGAAGGGCATATCCCGTTGGGTGCCAAGCTGCGTGGCAGCCTGGAGCTGTTGCCGCTGCTGGCGCTGATCGGCGGCATCCTCGGCAGTATCTATGGAGGGCTGGCCTCGCCCACCGAGGCGGCGGCATCCGGCGTAGTGCTGTCGATGCTGATCGCGCGTGCCAATGGCCATTTCGACTGGCCGATCTTCAAGGATGCGCTGTTCGCTGCGGTGCGCACGTCGTGCATGATCGCCTTCATCATCGCTGGCGCATCCTTCCTGTCCTCGGCAATGAGTTTTACCCAGTTGCCGATGGACCTTGCCGAGCAGATTGGTGCCATGGGGCTATCGCCTGCGGCACTGTTGATCGTGCTGACACTGTTCCTGCTGGTTCTCGGCTGCTTCCTGGATGGCATCTCGCTGATACTACTGGTGACCTCGATCATCATGCCGGTCATTCAAACTGCGGGGTTCGACCTGATCTGGTTCGGCATCTATCTGGTAATCGTGGTCGAGATGTCGCAGATCACGCCACCGGTGGGCTTCAACCTGTTCGTTATCCAGAGCCTCACCGGACGCGACATCATGGCCATCACCCGGGCCACCATTCCTTTCTTCCTGCTGATGCTGGTGGCCATCGCATTGATGTACGCCTTCCCCGGAATCGCCACCTGGCTGCCTCAAGCGATGAATTGA
- a CDS encoding TRAP transporter substrate-binding protein, with translation MTIPTHTARSLRTRSLRTRLAAAIALALLAGSAGAADWNLATPYGDASFHTVNTRQFAADVAEATGGELNINVHSGGSLISHGEIKPSVRRATVEAGEVFLSILSNESTVFELDTLPGLAGSYDEAWQLWQASKPAIEQLFADQGLMPLYAVPWPSQGIYTDFELNDPSQFKGLRMRAPNINTQRLAENLGSLPTETEESDIPTAFSTGRVDAMVTSVSTGESMAAWDYVSHYSDANLWIPKNIVFVNRQAFERLDADVQQAVLDAAAEAEQRGWEASKADAAGSAAALTEHGVTISEPNEAVAAALQAAGDKLFEDWESRADAGARQLVEGYRESIK, from the coding sequence ATGACGATTCCAACGCATACGGCACGTTCCCTACGTACCCGTTCCTTGCGCACCCGCCTGGCGGCCGCCATCGCCCTTGCCCTGCTGGCCGGCTCCGCTGGCGCAGCAGACTGGAACCTCGCCACGCCCTATGGCGACGCCAGTTTCCATACGGTCAATACCAGGCAGTTTGCCGCGGATGTCGCGGAAGCCACTGGCGGCGAACTCAATATCAATGTGCACTCCGGCGGCTCGCTGATCAGCCACGGTGAAATCAAACCATCGGTACGCCGAGCCACGGTGGAAGCCGGCGAAGTGTTCCTGTCGATCCTGTCCAACGAATCCACGGTCTTCGAGCTGGATACTCTGCCTGGCCTGGCAGGCAGCTATGACGAAGCGTGGCAGCTGTGGCAGGCGAGCAAGCCCGCCATCGAACAGCTCTTTGCTGACCAGGGTTTGATGCCTCTGTATGCGGTCCCCTGGCCATCCCAGGGCATCTACACCGACTTCGAGCTCAATGACCCGAGCCAATTCAAGGGCCTGCGCATGCGCGCACCCAACATCAATACTCAGCGCCTGGCCGAGAACCTCGGCAGCCTGCCCACCGAGACCGAAGAGTCGGATATTCCCACGGCCTTCTCCACGGGACGCGTTGACGCCATGGTGACCTCGGTTTCCACGGGTGAGTCGATGGCCGCCTGGGATTATGTCTCCCACTACAGTGACGCCAATCTGTGGATTCCCAAGAATATCGTGTTCGTCAATCGTCAGGCCTTCGAGCGACTGGATGCCGACGTTCAACAGGCGGTGCTTGATGCCGCGGCCGAAGCCGAGCAGCGCGGCTGGGAAGCCAGCAAGGCCGATGCAGCGGGTAGTGCTGCAGCGCTGACGGAACATGGCGTGACCATTTCCGAACCCAATGAAGCCGTGGCTGCAGCGCTCCAGGCAGCGGGAGACAAGCTGTTCGAGGACTGGGAAAGCCGAGCTGATGCAGGTGCCAGGCAGTTGGTGGAAGGCTACCGCGAATCCATCAAGTGA
- a CDS encoding ATP-binding cassette domain-containing protein, translated as MFELQAATFEVQGRTLLHPTSLSFEAGKVHGLIGHNGSGKSTLLKLLAQQQPASGGQICFAGRPIKDWGRRAFAREVAYLPQHLPSAESLTCRELIGFGRYPWKGLLGRSSRDDAEHIDRAMALTHTEPFAERLVDTLSGGERTRVWLAMLLAQGSRLLLLDEPLAALDIAHQVEVMSLVRTLTHELGLGVVIVLHDINMASRYCDHLVALHSGKVIAEGSPAQLMHSDLLEDIYGIPMQVMPHPGGQHHVALVH; from the coding sequence ATGTTCGAACTTCAGGCCGCGACCTTCGAGGTACAGGGTAGAACCTTGCTGCACCCTACCAGCCTGAGCTTCGAGGCCGGCAAGGTCCATGGCCTTATCGGCCACAACGGGTCCGGCAAGTCGACGCTACTGAAACTCCTCGCTCAGCAGCAGCCTGCCAGCGGCGGCCAGATCTGCTTCGCTGGCCGTCCGATCAAGGACTGGGGACGCCGGGCCTTTGCTCGCGAAGTCGCCTACCTCCCCCAGCACCTGCCAAGCGCCGAGAGCCTGACCTGCCGTGAGCTGATCGGCTTCGGACGCTACCCGTGGAAAGGACTGTTGGGCCGCTCCAGCCGCGATGACGCCGAACATATCGATCGCGCCATGGCGCTGACCCATACCGAGCCATTTGCTGAACGCCTGGTCGATACGCTATCCGGCGGCGAACGTACTCGAGTCTGGCTGGCCATGCTGCTGGCTCAGGGCAGCCGCCTGTTGCTGCTCGATGAGCCCTTGGCCGCGCTGGATATCGCCCACCAGGTGGAAGTCATGTCACTGGTACGCACCCTCACCCACGAGCTGGGACTCGGGGTCGTCATCGTGCTGCACGATATCAACATGGCATCACGCTACTGCGATCACCTGGTCGCGCTGCACAGCGGCAAGGTCATTGCTGAAGGTAGCCCGGCTCAGCTGATGCACAGTGACTTGCTCGAAGATATCTACGGCATCCCGATGCAGGTCATGCCCCACCCCGGTGGCCAGCATCACGTTGCTCTCGTTCACTGA
- a CDS encoding ABC transporter ATP-binding protein codes for MSNSGSLQALGRLLRYARGYRRTIIAATGCSVINKLFDIAPEILIGVAIDVVVNQERSFVARLGFESAHSQIVMLGILTFLIWAGESVFEYLYQILWRNLAQRLQADLRQDAYEHVQRLDMGFFESHSTGGLVATMNDDVNQLERFLDGGANSMVQVAVTVVAVGAVFVVLSPLIALLAFTPIPLILWGAFVFQRKAAPLYANVREKVGVLSSRLSNNLQGIATIKSFTAESREAARLSADSEAYVEANRQAIRISSAFIPVIRMAILTGFLATFTVGGMMAIRGDLNVGAYGVLVFLTQRLLWPLTGLAQVIDLFERAMASTRRILDLIATPIRVADDGDQSLPQPVRGAVNFNDVSFHYPGTGAGIDQVSLQVEAGRTLALVGATGSGKSTLIKLLLRFHDPDSGEVYLDGMAVKQLRQSELRQAIGLVSQDVYLFEGSIRDNIAYARPDAGDDEVIAAARTAEAWDFIERLPEGLDTLVGERGVRLSGGQRQRLSLARALLKDPPVLVLDEATSAVDNETEAAIQRSLARIGSERTVIMIAHRLSTIVHADDILVMEHGRVVEQGNHEQLLAVNGRYAAQWRVQTGDLVMPTTA; via the coding sequence ATGTCCAATTCAGGGAGTCTTCAGGCGCTGGGACGCCTGCTGCGTTATGCCCGTGGTTATCGCCGCACCATCATCGCTGCGACTGGCTGTTCAGTGATCAACAAGCTGTTCGATATCGCACCGGAGATATTGATCGGTGTCGCCATCGACGTGGTGGTCAATCAGGAGCGCAGTTTTGTGGCACGGCTCGGTTTTGAGTCGGCGCACTCTCAGATCGTCATGCTCGGCATTCTGACCTTCCTGATCTGGGCCGGCGAGTCGGTGTTCGAGTATCTCTACCAGATTCTGTGGCGTAACCTGGCGCAGCGCCTGCAGGCCGACCTGCGTCAGGATGCCTACGAGCATGTGCAGCGTCTCGACATGGGCTTCTTCGAAAGCCACTCCACTGGTGGGCTGGTGGCGACCATGAACGACGACGTCAACCAGCTCGAGCGTTTCCTCGATGGCGGTGCCAACTCCATGGTTCAGGTCGCGGTGACCGTCGTTGCCGTCGGTGCGGTGTTCGTCGTGTTGTCGCCACTTATCGCCTTGCTGGCCTTTACGCCGATCCCACTGATTCTTTGGGGTGCCTTCGTGTTCCAGCGCAAGGCGGCACCGCTGTACGCCAATGTGCGTGAAAAAGTCGGGGTGCTTTCCAGTCGCCTATCGAACAACCTGCAAGGCATCGCCACGATCAAGAGCTTCACCGCCGAGAGCCGTGAGGCGGCGCGTCTGAGTGCGGACAGTGAAGCCTATGTCGAGGCCAACCGTCAGGCCATTCGCATCAGCTCGGCATTCATTCCGGTGATTCGCATGGCGATCCTGACTGGCTTCCTCGCCACCTTTACCGTCGGCGGCATGATGGCAATTCGTGGCGATCTCAATGTTGGTGCCTATGGTGTATTGGTATTCCTTACCCAGCGGCTATTGTGGCCATTGACCGGGCTGGCGCAGGTCATCGACCTGTTCGAGCGTGCCATGGCCAGTACGCGACGCATCCTTGACCTGATAGCGACACCGATTCGAGTGGCGGACGATGGCGACCAGTCGTTGCCGCAGCCGGTACGTGGTGCGGTGAATTTCAATGATGTCAGCTTCCATTATCCGGGCACCGGAGCAGGGATCGATCAAGTCTCGCTACAGGTGGAAGCGGGACGCACGCTGGCGCTGGTTGGCGCGACAGGCTCCGGTAAATCGACGCTGATCAAGCTGCTGCTGCGCTTCCATGACCCAGATAGTGGCGAGGTGTATCTTGATGGCATGGCAGTCAAACAGTTGCGCCAGAGCGAGTTGCGTCAGGCGATTGGCCTGGTCAGCCAGGATGTCTATCTGTTCGAAGGAAGCATTCGCGACAACATTGCCTATGCACGTCCCGATGCCGGTGACGATGAGGTGATCGCTGCGGCGCGTACCGCAGAGGCCTGGGACTTTATCGAACGACTTCCTGAAGGACTGGATACCCTGGTGGGTGAGCGTGGCGTTCGGCTCTCGGGCGGTCAGCGTCAGCGCCTGTCGCTGGCTCGAGCGCTGCTCAAGGACCCGCCGGTACTGGTACTGGACGAAGCCACCAGTGCCGTCGACAACGAGACCGAGGCGGCGATTCAGCGCTCGCTGGCACGTATCGGCAGCGAGCGCACGGTGATCATGATTGCTCACCGGCTATCGACCATTGTGCATGCCGACGACATCCTGGTGATGGAGCATGGCCGCGTGGTGGAGCAAGGCAACCATGAGCAACTGCTGGCGGTGAATGGCCGCTATGCGGCGCAGTGGCGAGTGCAGACCGGCGATCTGGTGATGCCAACGACAGCCTGA
- a CDS encoding biotin-dependent carboxyltransferase family protein, whose translation MTLRVERAGPLALVVDGGRSGVRHLGVTQGGAMDWVALGWANWLLGNAPDTAGIEIMVGGLTLIAEAPTPVALAGADLAATVDGERVAPGQALSMQPGQRLAFQGPQQGLRAYLAIPGGIQAEAVMGSVSSTVREGLGGLDGHGQPLREGDTLVAAGSQASQRQLPDDIQQTSASGEVRLGLVLGAQSHGFTGSSLFRAFHQKWQVDQRADRMGIRLTGTALECSLKGMVSEGIPWGAVQVPPDGQPIILMNDRQTIGGYPRLGALTPLACARLAQCLPGATVRFTPTTPERARRDYLQQLAMWQR comes from the coding sequence ATGACACTGCGAGTTGAACGTGCCGGGCCTCTGGCGTTGGTGGTGGATGGTGGGCGAAGCGGTGTGCGCCATCTTGGTGTCACTCAGGGCGGAGCCATGGATTGGGTCGCGCTGGGATGGGCCAATTGGCTGTTGGGTAATGCGCCCGATACCGCCGGCATCGAGATCATGGTCGGCGGGCTAACATTGATCGCCGAGGCGCCGACACCGGTCGCGCTGGCAGGCGCCGACCTAGCGGCCACTGTGGATGGCGAACGCGTCGCGCCGGGGCAGGCGCTGAGCATGCAGCCTGGCCAGAGGCTGGCCTTCCAAGGCCCACAGCAGGGGCTGCGCGCCTATCTCGCCATACCGGGCGGCATTCAGGCGGAAGCGGTGATGGGCAGTGTGAGTAGCACGGTGCGTGAAGGACTCGGCGGCCTCGATGGCCATGGTCAACCTCTGCGCGAGGGCGATACGCTGGTCGCGGCGGGAAGCCAGGCATCGCAGCGTCAATTGCCGGACGACATTCAGCAGACCTCTGCATCTGGCGAAGTGCGTCTCGGCCTAGTGCTGGGCGCACAGTCGCATGGCTTCACTGGCAGTAGCCTGTTCCGCGCCTTTCATCAGAAGTGGCAGGTGGATCAGCGCGCCGACCGCATGGGTATCCGGCTGACCGGGACTGCGCTGGAATGCTCGTTGAAGGGCATGGTCTCCGAAGGCATTCCGTGGGGAGCGGTGCAGGTGCCACCGGACGGCCAACCGATCATTCTGATGAACGACCGCCAGACCATCGGTGGCTATCCGCGACTCGGCGCCCTGACGCCACTGGCCTGCGCTCGGCTGGCGCAATGCCTGCCCGGTGCCACCGTACGTTTTACGCCGACAACTCCCGAGCGCGCGCGACGTGATTATCTGCAGCAACTGGCCATGTGGCAGCGATGA
- the pxpB gene encoding 5-oxoprolinase subunit PxpB: MTPKLETVAFDSLIVRLFEQIDEAHMPWVLAAVDSIRQTLGELALEVVPSYTTVLVQVDITRLSLSEARRYLQQALSGLAPRDAEAGTLHEIPVWYDTSVGPELTLVAERLGTSTDDVIKRHTARDYSVFALGFAPGYGFMGLIEEAMATPRLKTPRQKVAAGSVGIADRQTAIYPAPSPGGWNLLGRTATRLFDRQRDGYTLFRPGDRVRFVAIDRDTFVAQGGDTTPQPAAEGSA, from the coding sequence ATGACACCGAAACTGGAGACGGTCGCTTTTGACTCGCTGATCGTGCGCCTGTTCGAGCAGATCGACGAGGCCCATATGCCTTGGGTGTTGGCCGCGGTGGACAGTATTCGGCAGACACTGGGCGAGTTGGCGTTGGAAGTGGTGCCGTCGTATACCACCGTGCTGGTACAGGTCGATATCACGCGACTGTCGCTGAGCGAAGCGCGCCGCTACCTGCAGCAGGCGCTATCCGGGCTGGCGCCCCGTGACGCTGAGGCTGGCACACTGCACGAGATTCCTGTCTGGTATGACACTTCCGTTGGCCCCGAGTTAACGCTGGTTGCCGAGCGGCTCGGGACCAGTACTGATGACGTTATCAAGCGCCACACCGCGCGGGACTATAGTGTTTTCGCGCTGGGGTTCGCGCCGGGTTACGGCTTCATGGGCCTGATCGAAGAGGCCATGGCCACACCGCGCCTGAAAACGCCACGCCAGAAGGTCGCAGCAGGTAGTGTCGGGATCGCCGATCGTCAGACGGCGATCTATCCGGCTCCGTCTCCGGGTGGCTGGAATCTGTTGGGGCGCACCGCGACTAGACTGTTTGACCGTCAGCGCGATGGCTACACACTGTTTCGGCCCGGAGATCGAGTGCGCTTTGTCGCTATCGATCGCGACACCTTCGTCGCCCAGGGCGGCGATACAACACCACAACCCGCCGCGGAGGGCAGCGCATGA